Part of the Aggregatilinea lenta genome, CCCTGCTCCTGCACGATGCGCACCAGGTCGCGCAGGTTATCCGCGTTCTGCGGATCGGGCTGGTGGTGCGGGTACGTGCCGTCCGGCTTGCAATACAGACAGATCACGGTATGGCCAAGCGCCTCCAGCAGCGCCGGGCCATAGATCCCGCCGATGCCGTTGCCCGCGTCCACCACGATCTTCAACGGGCGCGCGTGGTGCAGCCGACCTTCGGCCATTGCCAGATAGCGCTCGTTGGCGGTTTCATCCACGCTGGACTGGCCTTCGCCCTCGACGAAGTCGCTGGCGTCGATCATCTCGCGCAGGACCTGGATCTGGTCACCGTAGAGGTTGTCTTTGCCGATGGACAGCTTGAAGCCGTTCATCGCCGGCTTAAGGTGGCTGCCGGTGATCATCATGCCGCCCGCGTCCCCCGCTTCCACTGCACACCAGTACACGACCGGCGTCGCGGCCATGCCGATGTCGGTCACGTTGCAACCGGTCTCGACCAACCCCTTGATCGCGGCCTCGGCCAGCGCAGGGGAACTGGTGCGGTTGTCGCGCCCGACCACCACGTCGCGCACGCCCCGGCGCTGCAAGTAGGTTCCAAACGCCTTGCCAATGCGCCACGCGGCATCATCCGTCAATGTGTCGCCGTACTTGCCGCGAATGTCGTACTGCTTAAACAGCCCCGGATCGGTCATCATCCCACCCCCGTTCTCAGCCTTTCGGCTGTTCCCTGACTTGAATCGTCTGTTCGACCCACACCCGCGCGCCGTCCGGCACATCGCTTTGCACGACGGTCGTCGGGCCGATCTCGCTCTTGCGCCCGATCTTCACGCCCGGCATGGTCATCACGTTCACGCCGATGAACGCGCCCTTGCCCGCGATCAGGCCGAGCTTGTCGCGCCCGGTGCTGACGCGCTGGCCTTTGATCGTACTGCCGACGGGGCCGTGATCGATGCGCAAATTGGCCGTGGTGCAGCTCGCGGACAGATTCACGTCATCATCCAGGATCGAGTCGAGCGCCTGACACACGTGCGTGTGCACGCCATCCGCCAGATAGCTACGCGCGACCTCGGTGCAGTAGCCAACCACCGAGCGCTCGCCGACCATCGACTCGCGGACAAGGGCGTTGTTGCCCACGATTGCGCCCTGCCCGATGTACGCCGGGCCAACCACGGTCGCACCGTGGAACAGGCGCGCGCCCGCTTCGATCACCACGTTGCCCTTGATCAGCACGCCTTCCTCGATGATCGCGTCTTCGGAGACGCGCGGCTCGGCGATCTGGCTCAACAGCGCGAACATCACGTCCAGCACGTGCCACGGGAACTTGACCGCCTGCCACGGGCCACTGTAGGGCACCACCTGGAACACGTGCTCGGCCATCAGCGCGGCCATTGCGCGCTCGTAGTGGTCGTCGCTGGCGTCCGGCTTGGCATATTCGGCCTGGATTGCGTCCAGCAGACGCGCCGCGTCGGTGTGCACATGCGCGACGATGGCGACCAGATCGCTCGGCTCATTGCCCGCGCCCGGCTTCTCGATAATGTTGGTGATGCGCCCGCCCTCGCCCACTTCCAGGTAGCCACCGGGGAAATAGTCCACGACACGATATCCGGCCAGATAGCTCGATGCGCTGCCGGTCTGGTAGGCCGTCAGCATATCCTGGTGCAGCGCGATATCGGTCAGATCGTGCACCTGAGTGATGTAGATCGGTTGGTTGCCGTGCGCGTCAAGATAGGGCCGGATCTTCAGCAGCGCATCGCCCATGCCCTTTGGCTCTGGCTGGACGACCACTTCCGTCTCGATCTCCGGCAGCGTCGCGACCAGATCCGCGATCACGTCACGGTTTTCGGGATTCGCCACAATCACCGCCTGCTCGATGCCGAGCTGCGCGTAGCGTTCGAGCTGCAAGCTCAACAGTGGGCGGCCCATGAACTTGATCAACGACTTTTCTTCCAGCGGCCACAGGCGCGAACTCGCGCCCCCGGCCAGCACAACGAGCAGCGGTGTCCTCACGGTTGGTCCTCCCTGGTCCTGCAGCGGGTCCCGCAGGTCCCTCTCAGAAATGAAGTCTCCCCGTAGCAAGCTACGGGTATTACTCTCAAAACCTTCTACAGGCTCGCAGCAAGCTGCGCGGTATGAGACCGTTTCATAAATCACACTCGCAATAAGGCATCGTTATTGTAGTGTGACGCGCGGCTGGCGTCCAATCAGGCAGGGATTGAAGATCGGGGACTAGGAATTGGGGACTAGGGATCAGGGGTTAGAGAAAGTCCTGGCCATTTCCCGCCGTTTTTCGTAGGAGTAGAGCTTGCCCTACCCGGTTTTGCGCACGGCGGAGGAGCAACGACCCCAGTTGTTTTGTAGGGGCGGGTTGCAAACCCGCCCTGTCTTTACTCTCCCCTATTCCCTGTCCCGCTACTGCAAGCGGCGGCGATCCTGCCCGTGGCGCAGGTAAACCTGCCCGCCCTCCTGCGGCTGCCCGACCATCATGCGCAGCACCAGCGATCCTAGCGCCCCTGCGACGAAGCCGCCCACATGCGCCCAGACCGCCACGCCGGAGGTCTGCGCCGTCTGCACGCCGAGCGACGCAATGCCGTTAATGAACTGCTCCAGAAACCAGATCCCCAGGAACATGTAGGCGGGCAGCGCGAACAACCAGTACCCGATCAGCACGCGCACGCGGTTGGTCGGGTACATCAGGATGTACGCGCCCAGCACGCCGGAGATCGCGCCGCTCGCGCCGATACTGGGTATCGTCGAGTCGAAATTGAATATGATGTGTGTCGCGCTGGCCGCCAGCCCCGTGCCCAGGTAGAACAGCAGGTACATCAGCGAGCCAAAGCGCCGCTCCACATTGTCGCCAAAAATCCACAGGAACAGCATGTTGCCACCCACGTGCGCCAGACCGCCGTGCAAGAACATCGAGGTCAGCAGCGTAAACACATCCTTGCCATGCTCGATCTCGACGGGGATCACGCCGTAGGTAAATATGAAGTTTTCCAACGCACGCGTCCCCAGCGTGCTTTCGTACAGAAACACTAGCACGTTGATAATGACCAGGATCAAGGTGACGACAGGAAATTTCCCGTTTCGTTCGTTCTCGTCGCCGATGGGGAACATTGCGCGCTCCTTCGTCTTTGCAAGCGTCATTTGCCGCACACAGCTTGCACAGACTGTAGCACAAAGGCTTTCGGGCCGGGACGACCGGTGGACGCGCAACAAAAAAGCCCGCACCGGAAACGGTGTGAGCCTGTGGTCAACTTGTGAAGCGCTGTGCGTGGGGGCGACTCAGTCCTCAGTGACCGGATCGAGATCCAGCATCCGGCGCACCTTCGCGACAAGGTCATGGTGCAGGATCGGCTTGGGCAGATAGTCGCTGGCCCCGGCGTCCATGCCGCTCATAACGCTCTTGGCATCGCCGCGCGCAGAGAGGATCAAGATGGGGGTCTGGGTCGTTTCCTGGCGCTGCCGCAGCACGCGGCACAGCTCGATTCCGTCCATGCCGGGCATCATCACGTCGAGAATGATGAGATCGGGCGTATCGTGATCGAGCACGACCAGCGCTTGCTCGGCGTCCTTGGCTTTCAGGACCTCGAACCCGCCCCGCTCTAGCATGATACCAATGAGTGTCAACGCGCCGATTTCGTCGTCAACAACGAGGATACGCTTCATAACCCGGTGTCTCCCTCTGTGACTGCGAGCGATGAGTCTCGCGTCTGGGACTAGTGTAACATGTAAAGGATACCGCAACCAGCATTGAACTGTATCGCAGCCTGATTCATCGCTTGTGCAGTCTCTCGTGTCCTGTGCCTGTTATACAACGCTTTAGAACGGTGCGCTAGCCTTACTACACCAAAAAATTATGAATTTCCTGATTTTCGCTTAATGTTCAAACAATCTTTATATGATTCGTAAAGCGGCATCGCGCTTTCGGCATCCGGCCTCTATAATTCGCGTCCGGGCCTGAACCTGCGAGGAGGAACGTTGTGCCATTACCGGACGGAACGCACGTCGCCTATGGGGACATTATCCTGCTGATCGGCAAGGATCTGCGGCAGTTTATCCGCACGGTCAAGGAGGGGCAGCGCTTCGAGTGCCACCTGGGCTACATCGAGTACGACGCGCTGGTCGGCACGCCCTACGGCGGCCAGGTTCCGACGCACATGGGGCACAAGCTGTTCGTACTGGTTCCCCACACCGAAGACATCATCCTGCACCTGCAGCGCCTGGGCCAGATCATCTACCCCAAGGACCTGGGCTATATCGCGCTCAAGCTCGGCATCCACCCCGGATCGCGCGTGATCGAGGCCGGGACCGGCAGCGGCGCATTGACCATGACGCTGGCGATGCTGGTCGGCGACCAGGGCCACGTCTACACCTACGAGCGGCGCAACAACATGCTGACGCGCGCCATCGCCAACCTGCGGCGCATGGACCTGCTGGACCGGGTGACTTTCCACGAAAAAGACATCGAAGAGGGCTTCGAGGAGACGGACGTGCACGCGTTGTTCCTGGACGTGCGCGAACCGGCGGACTACCTGCCCCAGGCACGCGCGGCGCTGCGCGGCGGCGGGTTCTTCGGTGCGCTCGTGCCTACCATGAATCAAGTATTGGATCTGGCCCAGCCGCTCTACGACGGGCCGTGGTACATGCTGCAAATCGAGGAGCTGCTGCTGCGCACGTACAAAACCCACCCGCAGCGCATACGCCCTGACGAGCAGATGGTCGGGCACACGGGCTACCTGATCTTCGCGCGGGCTGTGGAGCGGGAGACACGCGGCGCGGCTCCCGAAGAGACGCCGGACGACGCGCCAGTCGAGACGAGTGAGGATGGCGATCCCGGTGAGGCGGACTAGAGTCTCCGCCCTGGTGCATGACCTCGTGCCAGCCCTGGACAACGCCAGCGAATGGTCGCCCAAACCTTCTGCGGCCAACTCCTTTACAACACAAAACGGGACCCTGTGCGGGTCCC contains:
- a CDS encoding tRNA (adenine-N1)-methyltransferase; translated protein: MPLPDGTHVAYGDIILLIGKDLRQFIRTVKEGQRFECHLGYIEYDALVGTPYGGQVPTHMGHKLFVLVPHTEDIILHLQRLGQIIYPKDLGYIALKLGIHPGSRVIEAGTGSGALTMTLAMLVGDQGHVYTYERRNNMLTRAIANLRRMDLLDRVTFHEKDIEEGFEETDVHALFLDVREPADYLPQARAALRGGGFFGALVPTMNQVLDLAQPLYDGPWYMLQIEELLLRTYKTHPQRIRPDEQMVGHTGYLIFARAVERETRGAAPEETPDDAPVETSEDGDPGEAD
- a CDS encoding response regulator transcription factor, producing MKRILVVDDEIGALTLIGIMLERGGFEVLKAKDAEQALVVLDHDTPDLIILDVMMPGMDGIELCRVLRQRQETTQTPILILSARGDAKSVMSGMDAGASDYLPKPILHHDLVAKVRRMLDLDPVTED
- a CDS encoding rhomboid family intramembrane serine protease; this translates as MFPIGDENERNGKFPVVTLILVIINVLVFLYESTLGTRALENFIFTYGVIPVEIEHGKDVFTLLTSMFLHGGLAHVGGNMLFLWIFGDNVERRFGSLMYLLFYLGTGLAASATHIIFNFDSTIPSIGASGAISGVLGAYILMYPTNRVRVLIGYWLFALPAYMFLGIWFLEQFINGIASLGVQTAQTSGVAVWAHVGGFVAGALGSLVLRMMVGQPQEGGQVYLRHGQDRRRLQ
- a CDS encoding sugar phosphate nucleotidyltransferase, translated to MRTPLLVVLAGGASSRLWPLEEKSLIKFMGRPLLSLQLERYAQLGIEQAVIVANPENRDVIADLVATLPEIETEVVVQPEPKGMGDALLKIRPYLDAHGNQPIYITQVHDLTDIALHQDMLTAYQTGSASSYLAGYRVVDYFPGGYLEVGEGGRITNIIEKPGAGNEPSDLVAIVAHVHTDAARLLDAIQAEYAKPDASDDHYERAMAALMAEHVFQVVPYSGPWQAVKFPWHVLDVMFALLSQIAEPRVSEDAIIEEGVLIKGNVVIEAGARLFHGATVVGPAYIGQGAIVGNNALVRESMVGERSVVGYCTEVARSYLADGVHTHVCQALDSILDDDVNLSASCTTANLRIDHGPVGSTIKGQRVSTGRDKLGLIAGKGAFIGVNVMTMPGVKIGRKSEIGPTTVVQSDVPDGARVWVEQTIQVREQPKG
- a CDS encoding phosphomannomutase/phosphoglucomutase; amino-acid sequence: MMTDPGLFKQYDIRGKYGDTLTDDAAWRIGKAFGTYLQRRGVRDVVVGRDNRTSSPALAEAAIKGLVETGCNVTDIGMAATPVVYWCAVEAGDAGGMMITGSHLKPAMNGFKLSIGKDNLYGDQIQVLREMIDASDFVEGEGQSSVDETANERYLAMAEGRLHHARPLKIVVDAGNGIGGIYGPALLEALGHTVICLYCKPDGTYPHHQPDPQNADNLRDLVRIVQEQGADLGLAYDGDADRVGVVDERGNVVGADRILVLLARDILKRNPGAMVVGDVLSTQVLFDEIAKAGGSPLIWKSGHSMIKAKMAEEGALLGGEMSGHIFLGDGYYGFDDGIFVGARIVQLVTEQDQPLSALMATVPTLYATPEYRPHCPDDQKARVIGAVQQALDGQYAMNDVDGIRITFERGWGLLRASNTEPVLSLRFEGETLGDALSYKDIVREALVQAYPEVEPF